The region TCGAGGCCATGGTGCGCGACCACGGCCGCATCGATGTCCTGGTCAACAACGCCGGCTTTTCCACCGGCGGCTTCTGCGAGGACATGCTGCTCGAGGAGATCCGCACCCAGTTCGAGACCAACTTCTTCGGCGCGGTGGCCATGACGCAGGCGGTCCTGCCCACCATGCGCCAGCAGGGATCGGGACACATCATCATGATCTCCTCCATCGCCGGGCGCGTGGGTCAGCCGGTGGTGGGCAGCTACTGCGCTTCCAAGCACGCGCTGGAGGGCTGGAGCGAATCGCTGCGCGTCGAGACCCACTCGCTGGGCATCCGCGTGGCGCTGGTCGAGCCCGGCGCCTTCGAGACCGATATCTGGACGCGCAACGTGCGCGTGGGCAGCAAGGCCATGGGCCCGGAATCGCCTAATAAAGAACGCTCCCGGCGCTTCGTCGAGTTCGTGCGCAAGGACCTCAAGAAGCGCGACCCGCAGCCGGTGGCGCGCCTGATCGCCGACATCGCCGAGAACCCCAACCCCAGGCTGCGCTACCTCATCGGCAGCGACGCTCGCTGGGGCTTCTGGCTCAAGACCCTCCTGCCCTGGAAAACCTGGGAGAAGATGGTCGCCAAGCACACGCACATCGACTGACGCGCTAAACTCTTCCGGAGACCGCGTTCCCCGGAGGACCCTGTGCGTTCGACCGTTCTTCTCCTCCTGCTTCTCGTGTTCCTGCCTGCAGCCGCACAGCGGCCGCGACGCCCGGCTTCGCCGCCCGCGTCGGACCAGCAAGCGGCGCAGGACCGCCTGCTCGCCGACCAGCGCGCCATCGCCCGCCTGCAGGAGCGCGACATCGCCGCCAACACTGCCCTGGACCTGGACGCGCTGATCGCCCTGACCACCGACGACGTGGTCCTGCTGCCTCCGGGCCATGCTCCCGTGGTCGGCCACGAGGCGCTGCGAACGTTCTACGGAGAGCTTCTCGACCGCGCTACCGACGTCCAGGTGCTGGCCTACAGCGAGAACTGGGAGGAGGTGCGCATCGTCGGCGACTTCGCCTTCCAGTGGGGCACGATCACGGAGCGCTCCAAGCCCTCGGTCAGCGGCGCCGAAACCACCAGCGCCGTGCACGCCATGCGCATGCTGGCGCGCCAGCCGGACGGAAGCTGGAAGATCGCGCGTGCCATATGGAACGCCGCGCCTGCTCCCGCCGCCTCGCGCTAAGCGGTGCGCACGCGGTGCTTCCAGTGGGTCCAGACGAACCAGACGACGCCGATGGCGATCACTGCACCGATCACCGCGTCGAACTTGTGGAAGTACTTCCCCAGGTAGTCCCAGTGCTGGCCCGCCTTCATGCCCAGCCAGGCCAGGCCCAGGCACCAGGGCCAGGAGCCCAGGAAGGTGTAGGCGTGGAAGCGCGCCAGG is a window of Terriglobales bacterium DNA encoding:
- a CDS encoding DUF4440 domain-containing protein — protein: MRSTVLLLLLLVFLPAAAQRPRRPASPPASDQQAAQDRLLADQRAIARLQERDIAANTALDLDALIALTTDDVVLLPPGHAPVVGHEALRTFYGELLDRATDVQVLAYSENWEEVRIVGDFAFQWGTITERSKPSVSGAETTSAVHAMRMLARQPDGSWKIARAIWNAAPAPAASR
- a CDS encoding SDR family oxidoreductase, coding for MGDKVAVVTGSSSGIGLLATVELARRGFRVVATMRRLERRQKLDEAAAAAKVSDRLDLRRLDVTEFASLPPAVEAMVRDHGRIDVLVNNAGFSTGGFCEDMLLEEIRTQFETNFFGAVAMTQAVLPTMRQQGSGHIIMISSIAGRVGQPVVGSYCASKHALEGWSESLRVETHSLGIRVALVEPGAFETDIWTRNVRVGSKAMGPESPNKERSRRFVEFVRKDLKKRDPQPVARLIADIAENPNPRLRYLIGSDARWGFWLKTLLPWKTWEKMVAKHTHID